Proteins from a genomic interval of Acanthochromis polyacanthus isolate Apoly-LR-REF ecotype Palm Island chromosome 24, KAUST_Apoly_ChrSc, whole genome shotgun sequence:
- the LOC127532660 gene encoding uncharacterized protein LOC127532660: METAVTMEDQADVAMVNRMDVQDQMAPPDKEVKISSRQPRRRALGRRSQRGKRRGPAEKRRGQKQKRRGQEEEKEGVTVKRTWSGGKRRWDKKHYCVFCRRPQVKIARHLLRKHADEQEVVAASALPTGSKQRHLLLEHLRCRGNYLHNIEVIRQGSGEIVPWRQPSEDVDARNYLPCPLCLGFFLRADLWKHQVSCRKKLSIDPFRDPSTETSRDPSIDPSTETSSDPATGMSEDTPPEPSDVPTTEQTSGSDGGSKRPGTSDSGEDQNPSSEPAASRPRKRTRVQAAASRLLPISSGASESCSEILHRMNQDNVSHQAKSDWLICKYGNKLMGNQDGLQRRYDYVSQKLRELGRLLLAAKSLDSEVQNLQDLLAPGRLSLALAASRKAAGYRWSRPPLAVKTTLKTVCEIAIGENLQDGDWEAAARTTDFYYMLDREWDNLGLQNPGPDPAAPEGGTKLKKCLVQTTTQKDLRPEGES, translated from the exons ATGGAAACAGCGGTTACCATGGAGGACCAGGCTGATGTTGCCATGGTGAACAGGATGGATGTCCAGGACCAGATGGCTCCTCCAGACAAAGAGGTGAAGATCTCCTCCCGTCAGCCCCGCCGCCGCGCCCTGGGGAGGCGGAGTCAGAGAGGAAAGAGGCGGGGCCCTGCGGAGAAAAGGCGGGGCCAGAAGCAGAAGAGGCGGGGccaggaagaggagaaggagggcgTGACGGTGAAGAGGACGTGGAGCGGAGGGAAGCGGCGCTGGGATAAGAAGCACTACTGTGTGTTCTGTCGCCGGCCGCAGGTGAAGATCGCCAGACACCTGCTCAGGAAGCATGCCGATGAACAGGAAGTGGTCGCTGCCAGTGCCCTGCCCACAGGCTCCaaacagcgccacctgctgctGGAACACCTGCGCTGTAGAGGCAACTACCTGCACAACATCGAg gtGATCAGACAGGGCAGTGGGGAGATCGTCCCGTGGCGTCAGCCCTCAGAGGACGTGGATGCCAGGAACTACCTGCCCTGTCCTCTGTGTCTGGGGTTCTTCCTGAGGGCCGACCTGTGGAAGCACCAGGTGTCCTGTAGGAAGAAGCTGTCCATCGACCCGTTCAGAGATCCGTCCACAGAGACGTCCAGAGACCCTTCCATTGACCCGTCCACAGAGACGTCCTCTGACCCGGCCACAGGTATGTCAGAGGACACGCCCCCTGAGCCCTCAGACGTGCCCACCACGGAGCAGACTAGTGGTTCTGATGGAGGGTCCAAACGTCCCGGGACCTCTGACTCCGGAGAGGACCAGAACCCGTCCTCTGAACCGGCAGCCTCTAGGCCCAGGAAGAGGACCAGAGTCCAGGCAGCAGCGTCCCGCCTCCTCCCCATCTCTAGTGGAGCTTCAGAGAGCTGCAGTGAGATCCTGCACCGCATGAACCAGGACAACGTGTCCCACCAG GCGAAGTCTGATTGGCTGATCTGTAAGTACGGTAACAAGCTGATGGGGAACCAGGATGGCCTCCAGAGGAGGTACGACTACGTGAGCCAGAAGCTGAGGGAACTGGGTCGGCTGCTGCTGGCCGCCAAGTCCCTGGACTCTGAGGTCCAGAATCTCCAGGACCTTCTGGCCCCGGGCCGCCTCAGCCTGGCGCTGGCGGCCTCCAGGAAGGCGGCCGGGTACCGGTGGAGCCGTCCTCCTCTGGCGGTGAAGACCACGCTGAAGACGGTGTGTGAGATCGCCATCGGAGAGAATCTGCAGGACGGAGACTGGGAGGCAGCGGCCAGGACCACCGACTTCTACTACATGCTGGACAGGGAGTGGGACAACCTGGGGCTGCAGAACCCCGGCCCAGACCCAG ctgctccagAGGGAGGAACCAAGCTGAAGAAATGTCTGGTCCAGACCACCACCCAGAAGGACCTCAGACCAGAAGGTGAGTCCTGA